The DNA region CGTCCTACCGGTCGCCCCTACACCGTAAAATGCGTGCGGCCCCTGTTACGCCTTCTCCACCGGCAGGTAGATGTCGGTCACCAGCTCGGCGGGCGGAGTCTTGTCCGGGTCGTTCCGGTAAATCTCCAGGCAGGCCGTCTTGCGCTTCCGGTACCCGCCCAGCTCGCGGAGCTGCCGGTGGGCCTCCTCGAAGGCCCCGCCCAGCTCGTCGTACGGCCCGACGTGGTGGTACTGGACGAAGGCCCCCCCGGCCAGCTCGTGTACGCCGTCCACGCCCGCCGGGGGCTCGCCGGTCAAGGTGTAGGCTGCGTCGTAGCGGCTCTTTTCCGTTGGAACCGTCTGCGGGTCGTCCCAGGACAGCCCCAGGACCAGCGTTTTCTCGCCGGGCGGGTTTTTGCCCATAAACTCGCCCAGGCGGCCGAAGGCGCTCTGTATACCCTCGGGCGCGTAGCCCTTCGACGAGCGGAAGTAGGCGACCCGCATGGGTTCGAGCTGTACGATCTTTATCTCGGGCATGGGCTCTCCTTTGCGGTCGGGGTGTCGGGTCGGCTCGGCGGACCGGCCGCCCCGGCGATGTTGTAATCGGCTAAAATTCTCCGGCGCGGATGAAGGCCTCGACGACACGGCCCACGGCGCCTAAACTCGCGGCCGAGCAGTGCTCCGGCGTGTCGGACGTCGTGTGCCAGACGTCGTAGTCGAAGTCAATCAAAAGAATCGTGGGCAGCCCGCGGACCAGGAAAGGTTTGTGGTCGTCGTTGAGGGTGGCGTCGTAACCGGGCTGGAACGCCTCGACGCCCAGCCTCTTAGCGGTGTCCCAGACGCTCCGGGTGAGGTCGGGGGCGTCGAGGACCGAGTTGCCCTCGTGAAAGACCGCGAGGTCGCTGTCGCCGATCATGTCCACCACGATGCCGGCGGAGTAGG from bacterium includes:
- a CDS encoding GyrI-like domain-containing protein, with the protein product MPEIKIVQLEPMRVAYFRSSKGYAPEGIQSAFGRLGEFMGKNPPGEKTLVLGLSWDDPQTVPTEKSRYDAAYTLTGEPPAGVDGVHELAGGAFVQYHHVGPYDELGGAFEEAHRQLRELGGYRKRKTACLEIYRNDPDKTPPAELVTDIYLPVEKA